One Hevea brasiliensis isolate MT/VB/25A 57/8 chromosome 5, ASM3005281v1, whole genome shotgun sequence genomic region harbors:
- the LOC110638575 gene encoding ribosome production factor 2 homolog has protein sequence MLKAKTPKKGRIKRELEKRAPKLVETGKKTLILQGTKMSRVLNAVLADLYHLKRESAIRYTRKNDNIRPFESGGESSLEFFSQKTDCSIFLYGSTSKKRPDNLVIGRTYDHHIYDLVEVGVENFKPISSFTYDKKVAPHVGSKPFIAFLGEGFESVDELKHLKEVLLDLLRGEVVENLNLTGLDRAYVCTAVSSNRVFLTHCAIRLKKSGTIVPHVELVEVGPSMDLVARRHRLPNESLRKEAMKTAKDRPKKKIKNVSADAIQGKVGKIYIPDQKIGDMALPNKSKGVKRERREAKMKNGNKERASKKQKEDSE, from the exons ATGTTGAAGGCAAAAACCCCCAAGAAAGGAAGGATCAAGCGCGAGCTCGAAAAACGCGCTCCAAAACTT GTTGAAACTGGGAAGAAGACCCTGATACTTCAAGGTACAAAGATGAGTCGTGTATTGAATGCTGTTTTGGCAGATTTGTATCATCTAAAGAGAGAGAGTGCCATCAGATATACCCGCAAGAATGATAATATAAGGCCATTTGAGAGCGGCGGCGAATCTTCCTTGGAGTTCTTTTCTCAAAAAACGGACTGCAGCATTTTTTTG TATGGTTCCACCTCAAAGAAACGGCCCGACAATCTTGTAATAGGGCGAACCTATGATCACCACATATATGATCTTGTAGAAGTAGGGGTTGAAAATTTTAAACCCATATCATCATTTACATATGACAAGAAAGTAGCTCCACATGTGGGTTCTAAACCTTTCATTGCTTTTCTTGGAGAAGGATTTGAAAGTGTAGATGAGTTGAAACATTTGAAGGAGGTTTTGCTTGATCTCCTGAGGGGAGAG GTGGTGGAAAACTTGAACCTTACTGGTTTGGATCGTGCATATGTATGTACAGCTGTTTCTTCAAATCGGGTATTCCTTACTCATTGTGCAATAAGGCTAAAAAAGTCTGGCACAATAGTTCCTCATGTTGAACTGGTAGAAGTTGGGCCTTCCATGGATTTGGTAGCTCGTCGTCATCGTCTTCCTAATGAAAGCCTAAGGAAAGAAGCCATGAAAACAGCTAAAGATCGGCCCAAGAAGAAG ATTAAAAATGTTAGTGCAGATGCCATACAAGGGAAGGTTGGAAAGATTTATATTCCTGATCAGAAG ATTGGAGATATGGCACTACCTAACAAATCAAAAGGAGTGAAGAGAGAGCGTCGAGAAGCAAAGATGAAGAATGGGAATAAAGAGCGTGCTTCAAAAAAGCAGAAGGAAGATTCTGAATAA
- the LOC110638558 gene encoding heat stress transcription factor A-3 yields the protein MVPEEEKSPKSPRKPSDSSSTSESEATPSLLQPLMGSRLFPTMEDLSYSESPLSAPIPSPLMEFGAFSVIEQSVYSPSEIFEFKTNPISETERAPTELASGVYTGDYAEENIGMPHPLASLQENPMPPFLSKTYDLVNDRTLDPIISWGTTGESFVVWDPVEFARVILPRNFKHNNFSSFVRQLNTYGFRKIDSDKWEFANEAFRRGERRLLKNIQRRKSPQSRQFASYTGPSTEVGKSELEREIERLSEERSMMMQEVVELHQEQHGAVHHMEAVRQRLQGAEQRQKQMISFLVKLFQNPAFLARLRQNKKQGDIGSSRMKRKFVEQQHHEPGQSESPMEGQIVRYRPEWTNLSSSAVVPDVNPAPVEQTPDYILQEMVEMGKDVEGMAFQLENVPSNEFAMSDELAMAQGYIKTPEQFQEGKSNLGSEDPHIKGKNVISPEQEVAPEFFVSFPEVLATEKNFLEFSCTGIESIMKQEDVWSMGFDNQAGMSSSSQELWGNLVNYDVPELGSTGGFSDIWDLGSAQVAGSSGIQKWPADENPVEQPESHASQKKDDKSKNLDQ from the exons ATGGTTCCTGAAGAAGAAAAATCTCCAAAATCGCCTCGTAAACCTTCCGATTCATCTTCTACGTCGGAATCGGAGGCGACTCCATCCTTGTTACAGCCATTGATGGGTTCTCGACTGTTCCCTACTATGGAGGATTTGAGCTACTCTGAGTCTCCTTTATCTGCGCCGATCCCTTCTCCTTTAATGGAATTCGGAGCATTCTCTGTCATAGAACAATCAGTTTATTCTCCTTCGGAGATTTTTGAATTCAAAACAAATCCTATATCTGAAACTGAAAGAGCCCCTACTGAACTAGCTAGTGGAGTATATACAGGTGATTACGCGGAGGAGAACATTGGGATGCCTCATCCTCTTGCCAGCTTACAGGAGAATCCTATGCCGCCGTTTCTCTCGAAAACTTATGATCTGGTAAACGATCGGACGCTGGACCCGATTATCTCGTGGGGGACCACAGGGGAAAGCTTTGTGGTGTGGGACCCAGTGGAATTCGCTAGGGTCATACTGCCTCGGAATTTCAAGCACAACAATTTCTCCAGTTTTGTTCGGCAACTCAATACTTAT GGGTTCCGCAAGATTGACAGTGATAAGTGGGAATTTGCCAATGAAGCTTTCCGGCGAGGTGAGAGGCGTCTGTTGAAGAATATACAGAGGCGCAAGTCACCCCAATCCCGGCAGTTTGCTAGCTATACTGGGCCTTCTACTGAAGTGGGAAAGTCAGAACTGGAAAGAGAGATAGAAAGATTGAGTGAAGAGAGGAGTATGATGATGCAAGAGGTTGTAGAACTGCACCAGGAGCAGCATGGAGCTGTTCATCATATGGAAGCAGTGCGTCAAAGGCTTCAGGGAGCGGAGCAGAGGCAGAAGCAGATGATTTCATTCTTGGTAAAGTTGTTTCAGAATCCAGCATTCTTGGCCCGCCTTAGGCAAAATAAGAAACAGGGAGATATTGGTTCATCAAGGATGAAAAGGAAGTTTGTCGAGCAACAGCACCATGAGCCAGGACAATCTGAATCACCTATGGAAGGGCAGATTGTGAGGTACAGACCTGAGTGGACAAACCTATCATCATCCGCTGTAGTCCCAGATGTAAACCCTGCTCCTGTTGAACAAACTCCAGATTACATCTTACAAGAGATGGTAGAAATGGGTAAAGATGTTGAAGGCATGGCTTTTCAACTTGAGAATGTTCCATCTAATGAGTTTGCCATGTCAGATGAACTAGCAATGGCCCAAGGATATATCAAAACTCCAGAGCAGTTTCAAGAAGGCAAATCAAACTTGGGGAGTGAAGATCCCCATATTAAAGGAAAGAATGTTATCAGTCCAGAACAAGAAGTTGCTCCTGAATTTTTCGTTTCTTTCCCTGAGGTTTTGGCAACAGAGAAGAATTTTCTGGAATTCTCATGTACTGGGATTGAAAGCATTATGAAACAAGAGGATGTATGGAGCATGGGATTTGACAACCAAGCTGGTATGTCTAGTTCTAGCCAAGAGTTATGGGGTAATCTTGTCAACTATGATGTGCCAGAGTTAGGATCAACTGGTGGTTTCTCAGATATCTGGGATTTAGGTTCTGCACAAGTGGCAGGAAGTTCGGGTATTCAGAAGTGGCCGGCTGATGAAAATCCTGTTGAGCAGCCAGAGAGTCATGCTAGCCAGAAAAAAGATGATAAATCAAAGAATTTAGATCAATAG